The proteins below come from a single Afipia felis ATCC 53690 genomic window:
- a CDS encoding DUF6496 domain-containing protein: MARKYSKGSARKVERAMKKRKAGTLKSGRSGKKVKSRKQAIAIGLSEARKAGKKVPKKKTARKAAKKSTRKTVKKVTRKTARKTSKRKTSKRTAKKRTAARKR, from the coding sequence ATGGCGAGGAAATACTCCAAAGGCTCGGCCCGCAAGGTTGAGCGCGCGATGAAAAAGCGCAAGGCCGGCACGCTCAAAAGCGGCCGCAGCGGGAAGAAAGTGAAGAGCCGCAAACAGGCCATCGCCATCGGGCTTTCCGAGGCGCGCAAGGCAGGCAAGAAAGTCCCGAAGAAAAAGACCGCGCGTAAGGCCGCTAAAAAGAGCACCCGGAAAACCGTGAAGAAGGTCACCAGAAAGACAGCGCGTAAAACCTCCAAGCGCAAAACTTCCAAGCGCACGGCGAAAAAACGCACGGCAGCCCGCAAACGCTGA
- a CDS encoding efflux RND transporter permease subunit, which produces MTVPPPNTSSVSADPRRNFSIAFGLERIGLIAVRAPVVTLIVLAALCVGAFFGLQHIKIDDSLSQLFRSDTPEYKQYEEVTKRFPSSEFDVLVVVEGKALLERNSLEKLRDLVTDLQLVDGTRGIISLFSARQPPENGNLPAALFPETLPQGQAYQDLVAKVRSNEIIRGKLLSEDGTLALIVLALDPQVVSSKGLSTTIGEIRKLMGEDLAGTGLTSQLSGVPVMQLEIRNAVERDGMTYNIAGVLAGCLIAIIFFRRVSFMVAAAFPPLLAILLSLGTLGWLGFSLNMFLNVMTPLIMVISFSDSMQLTFAARDRLIAGEDKRTAFRNAVLVVGPACVLTHGTAALSFIALQFSDSDLIRKFGEAGLLATVIALVAVLSLVPVFGVLLVRKENVFATKIKGADAGVEALRAFCRWIAVRMVGHPGFFSLIALLVVLGLGTIYANLQPRYRLADQVPDKKQAVEASGRLDAKLTGANPIDVLIEFPKGENLYSPQTLQVIADVHGIVEKQAGVGNVWSLETLRRWLAEKAGRSDVATLKEYVDMLPKHLVGRFISPDHDAVVVSGRVPDLDSSQILPTVNKLDSAMAAVRKAHPGYQIAVTGLSAIAARNSASMIDKLNHGLTIEFILVAAFIGLAFRSLTVMFVSILPGIFPVVLSGTVLWLLGEGLQFASVVALTVSFGLGLSATIHFLNRLRLEEQPGVDEGLAVERATVLVGPALILTTVVLACGLVVTVFSDLPSLRLFGWLSAFSMVAALVADLFILRPTAMFLISLSHRLRGTRRTDPKPAE; this is translated from the coding sequence ATGACCGTTCCTCCGCCCAACACCTCTTCCGTTTCGGCTGATCCCCGCCGCAACTTCTCGATCGCCTTCGGGCTTGAGCGGATCGGCCTGATCGCGGTGCGCGCGCCGGTCGTGACCCTGATTGTCCTGGCGGCCTTATGCGTCGGAGCCTTCTTCGGTCTTCAGCACATCAAGATCGACGATTCACTCAGTCAGCTCTTTCGTTCGGATACCCCTGAATACAAACAATATGAGGAGGTGACGAAGCGCTTCCCCTCCAGCGAATTCGACGTGCTGGTGGTGGTCGAAGGCAAGGCGCTGCTTGAGCGCAACTCGCTGGAGAAATTGCGCGACCTCGTTACCGATCTTCAACTGGTGGACGGCACCCGCGGCATCATCTCGCTGTTCTCCGCGCGCCAGCCGCCCGAGAACGGCAACCTGCCGGCGGCCCTTTTTCCAGAGACACTGCCGCAGGGACAGGCGTATCAGGATCTGGTCGCCAAGGTCAGAAGCAACGAGATCATTCGCGGCAAGCTGTTGTCTGAAGATGGCACGCTGGCGCTAATCGTGCTTGCACTCGATCCGCAGGTCGTCAGCAGCAAGGGGCTCAGCACGACCATCGGCGAGATTCGCAAGCTGATGGGTGAAGACCTCGCCGGGACAGGACTGACAAGCCAGTTATCCGGAGTGCCGGTGATGCAGCTCGAAATCCGCAATGCGGTCGAGCGGGACGGCATGACCTACAATATCGCGGGGGTTCTCGCAGGCTGCCTGATCGCGATCATTTTCTTCCGGCGGGTTTCTTTCATGGTTGCAGCGGCGTTCCCACCGCTGCTGGCGATCCTGCTGTCGCTCGGCACACTCGGTTGGCTTGGTTTCAGCCTCAATATGTTTCTGAACGTGATGACGCCGCTCATCATGGTCATCAGTTTTTCCGACTCGATGCAGCTCACCTTTGCCGCGCGTGACCGGCTGATCGCGGGCGAGGACAAGCGTACGGCGTTTCGCAATGCCGTGCTGGTCGTTGGCCCGGCCTGCGTGCTCACACACGGTACTGCCGCGCTGTCGTTCATCGCGCTGCAGTTCTCCGACTCCGACCTGATCCGGAAGTTCGGCGAAGCGGGATTATTGGCGACGGTCATCGCGCTGGTCGCGGTGCTGTCGCTGGTGCCGGTGTTCGGCGTGCTGCTGGTGCGCAAGGAGAATGTGTTCGCCACCAAGATCAAGGGCGCCGATGCCGGCGTCGAGGCGCTGCGGGCATTCTGCCGCTGGATCGCCGTGCGCATGGTCGGCCATCCGGGATTTTTCAGCCTGATCGCGCTGCTCGTGGTGTTGGGGCTCGGCACGATCTATGCCAATCTGCAGCCGCGCTATCGCCTTGCCGATCAGGTGCCTGACAAGAAGCAGGCGGTTGAAGCCAGCGGACGGCTCGATGCCAAGCTGACGGGCGCCAATCCGATCGACGTGCTGATTGAATTCCCCAAGGGGGAAAATCTGTATTCGCCGCAGACGTTGCAGGTGATCGCCGACGTTCACGGGATCGTCGAGAAGCAGGCGGGCGTCGGCAATGTCTGGTCGCTGGAGACGCTGCGCCGCTGGCTCGCGGAGAAGGCGGGCCGTTCGGACGTCGCCACGCTCAAGGAATACGTGGACATGCTGCCCAAGCATCTGGTTGGCCGCTTTATCTCGCCCGACCACGATGCGGTGGTGGTCTCGGGCCGTGTGCCGGACCTCGATTCCAGTCAGATTCTGCCGACCGTAAACAAGCTCGACTCGGCGATGGCGGCGGTCCGCAAGGCTCATCCCGGCTATCAGATCGCCGTCACCGGGCTGTCCGCGATCGCGGCGCGTAACAGCGCCAGCATGATCGACAAGCTCAATCACGGTCTCACGATCGAGTTCATTCTGGTGGCAGCCTTCATCGGACTGGCGTTCCGCTCACTAACAGTGATGTTCGTGAGCATCCTTCCCGGCATATTCCCGGTGGTTCTCTCCGGTACTGTGTTGTGGCTGTTAGGAGAGGGGTTGCAATTTGCCAGCGTGGTGGCGCTGACCGTTTCGTTCGGGCTTGGCCTCAGCGCCACGATCCACTTCCTCAACCGTCTGCGGCTGGAGGAGCAGCCCGGCGTGGATGAGGGGCTCGCGGTGGAGCGGGCAACCGTTCTGGTGGGACCGGCACTGATCCTGACGACGGTGGTGCTGGCCTGTGGTCTGGTCGTAACGGTATTCTCGGATTTGCCGTCGCTACGGCTGTTCGGCTGGCTCAGCGCCTTCTCGATGGTCGCGGCGCTGGTTGCGGACCTGTTCATCCTGCGCCCGACAGCGATGTTCCTCATCAGCCTGTCGCACCGCCTGCGCGGGACGCGCCGCACTGATCCGAAGCCGGCGGAATGA
- a CDS encoding VOC family protein, with translation MTVAVDALDHLVVNVADAEASARWYERVLGMTRVVFDPGQGKAPRISMKFGQQKINLRPVQTNKGEWFTADHEAAGSDDLCFLTAAGPEAVIAHLGACGVAIEEGPVKKQGARGTLTSVYCRDPDGSLIEISSYDK, from the coding sequence ATGACAGTCGCCGTCGATGCACTCGACCATCTCGTCGTCAATGTCGCGGACGCGGAGGCCTCCGCCCGATGGTATGAGCGCGTGCTCGGCATGACCCGCGTCGTCTTCGACCCCGGCCAAGGTAAGGCGCCCCGTATTTCCATGAAATTCGGGCAGCAGAAGATCAACCTGCGTCCGGTCCAAACCAACAAGGGGGAATGGTTCACCGCCGACCATGAGGCTGCGGGCAGCGACGATCTGTGCTTTCTCACCGCCGCCGGGCCAGAGGCGGTGATCGCCCATCTGGGGGCCTGCGGCGTCGCGATCGAGGAAGGACCGGTGAAAAAGCAGGGCGCGCGCGGCACCCTCACCTCGGTCTATTGCCGTGACCCGGACGGAAGCCTGATCGAGATTTCGTCCTACGACAAATAG
- a CDS encoding methyl-accepting chemotaxis protein, protein MVAISLVAAGSCAVLGGLGLWRQQATIDTALERESRADYANLTAALDADTRTTLAVANSLAVIPELKALVHAGDRDGTIALTTKVLEKIKPLGLELITIQTPPSISFMRAHAPKAFGDDVGPRRKMVVEAMAEKRAIGGVEVGREILNVFGSSPMIDNGTVIGNVDIGEPFGEAFVKNMKARFGVDVAIHQMNDGKMKTLATTLTDSVTSVDDVKRALSGEIFTHQSEHAGRPVATAFGPIKSYSGKPVAVFEIVRDASAYAALRQSSTMWLGLMTLAAVILAGLISVWIGRGLAEPIRALEGAMRAITAGDHELVVPGAQRADEIGSMAAAVEVFKDSLAETTRLRNAQEQQRAMSEAERRETLHALAMRFEEGVGQIVSSVSTSADDLRGTAESMASTAEEATNQTDLVARVSEDVSRSSQAVAAAIEEMNASINEIAQQVNESTKVTGDAVAQANETNAGVRDLAQAAQRIGDVVKLISEIAAQTNLLALNATIEAARAGEAGRGFAVVASEVKELATQTSKATDEIAAQVAAIQSATRTSVDAIDEITQTIGRVNEIASAIASAVEEQGAATREIANNVSQAAEGTSEVSSNIAGVRDAARETGVTAGRVVDAAAALSENGETLKQQVQAFLNEVRAA, encoded by the coding sequence ATGGTGGCGATTTCTCTCGTCGCCGCAGGTTCATGCGCGGTTTTGGGAGGCCTCGGTCTGTGGCGCCAGCAGGCGACCATCGACACGGCGCTGGAGCGAGAATCGCGCGCTGATTATGCCAATCTGACGGCGGCACTCGATGCGGATACGCGCACGACGCTTGCCGTGGCGAACTCGCTTGCAGTCATTCCCGAACTCAAGGCGCTCGTTCATGCCGGTGATCGCGATGGCACGATCGCGCTGACGACGAAGGTGCTGGAAAAGATCAAGCCATTGGGACTTGAGCTGATCACGATCCAGACGCCACCCTCGATTTCTTTCATGCGCGCCCATGCACCGAAGGCTTTTGGCGATGACGTCGGTCCCCGCCGCAAGATGGTGGTCGAGGCGATGGCCGAGAAGAGGGCGATTGGCGGTGTTGAAGTCGGCCGCGAAATCCTGAACGTGTTCGGTTCGTCTCCGATGATCGATAATGGCACGGTGATCGGCAATGTCGACATCGGCGAGCCCTTCGGCGAAGCCTTCGTAAAGAACATGAAAGCGCGGTTCGGCGTCGACGTCGCGATCCACCAGATGAACGACGGCAAGATGAAGACGCTCGCGACCACGCTCACGGATTCCGTGACGAGCGTCGACGACGTCAAGCGCGCCTTGAGCGGTGAAATCTTCACGCATCAAAGCGAGCATGCAGGCCGCCCCGTTGCGACTGCTTTCGGTCCGATCAAGAGCTATTCCGGCAAGCCTGTCGCGGTGTTCGAAATTGTTCGTGATGCATCGGCCTATGCCGCTCTGAGGCAGAGTTCGACGATGTGGCTCGGGCTGATGACCCTTGCTGCGGTGATTCTGGCCGGTCTGATTTCGGTGTGGATCGGGCGCGGGCTTGCCGAGCCGATCCGCGCGCTCGAAGGTGCGATGCGCGCCATCACCGCCGGCGATCACGAACTGGTGGTGCCGGGTGCTCAGCGAGCCGATGAAATCGGTTCGATGGCGGCTGCGGTCGAGGTATTCAAGGACAGCCTCGCGGAAACGACACGTTTGCGAAACGCGCAGGAGCAGCAGCGCGCGATGTCCGAGGCGGAGCGTCGAGAGACGCTGCATGCCTTGGCGATGCGATTCGAGGAAGGCGTCGGACAGATCGTCTCCTCCGTCAGCACGTCGGCGGACGATCTGCGCGGCACGGCGGAATCGATGGCCAGCACAGCCGAGGAAGCAACCAACCAGACCGATCTGGTGGCGCGCGTCTCGGAAGACGTATCCCGCAGTTCGCAGGCGGTTGCGGCGGCGATCGAGGAAATGAATGCCTCGATCAATGAGATCGCCCAGCAGGTCAACGAATCGACCAAGGTGACGGGCGACGCGGTGGCGCAGGCCAATGAAACCAACGCGGGCGTTCGTGATCTGGCGCAGGCTGCGCAGCGGATCGGCGACGTTGTGAAGCTGATCAGCGAGATCGCCGCGCAGACCAATCTGCTGGCGCTCAACGCCACCATCGAGGCGGCGCGGGCGGGCGAAGCCGGCCGTGGGTTCGCGGTCGTTGCCTCCGAGGTGAAGGAGCTTGCGACCCAGACCTCCAAGGCGACCGACGAGATTGCTGCGCAGGTCGCGGCGATCCAGTCCGCGACGCGTACGTCCGTCGATGCGATCGACGAGATCACGCAGACGATCGGTCGCGTCAACGAGATCGCCAGCGCGATCGCCTCGGCGGTCGAAGAGCAGGGTGCGGCGACGCGCGAGATCGCCAACAACGTCTCGCAGGCGGCCGAAGGCACCAGCGAAGTCTCGAGCAACATCGCTGGCGTCCGCGACGCCGCGCGTGAGACCGGCGTCACCGCGGGCCGCGTGGTCGATGCCGCGGCGGCGCTGTCGGAGAACGGCGAGACGCTGAAGCAGCAGGTCCAGGCTTTCCTGAACGAAGTGCGGGCCGCCTGA
- a CDS encoding FMN-binding glutamate synthase family protein, whose amino-acid sequence MRMLLLPFTSRFIVLTLCTIATLVLFVAGLANGGLPAVLWVAVAIFGGLTCIGINDLVQRRHSVLRNYPITAHFRFLLETIRPEMRQYFFESEKDGRPFSRDTRAVVYQRAKMALDKRPFGTQKDVYVDGYEWMHHSITPKPPTESDLRIVIGGTECAKPYSASVFNISAMSFGALSANAIRALNAGARQGNFAHDTGEGGVSSYHRENGGDIIWEIGSGYFGCRTRDGQFDPEAFARVASDDQIKMVELKISQGAKPGHGGVLPAAKVSEEISLIRGVAMGEDCISPAYHRAFSTPVGLMQFIGEMRRLSGGKPAGFKLCIGHRWEFLAICKAMLQTGIYPDFIVVDGKEGGTGAAPIEFADHIGMPMRDGVNFVHNALVGIGARHRIRIGASGKIATAFDMARAMALGADWCNSARGFMFSLGCIQSLSCHTDRCPTGVATQDPVRGRALVVEDKRVRVANYHSAMVRALSELIAAAGLEHPSEIRPIHFSQRISGNDVVSFAQLYPQLEPGELLSVTEDKRFGRAWGLAQAETFAPKV is encoded by the coding sequence ATGCGGATGCTACTTCTGCCCTTCACCTCGCGATTCATCGTTCTCACCCTTTGCACGATAGCCACGCTGGTGCTGTTCGTTGCGGGACTCGCGAATGGCGGACTGCCTGCGGTCCTTTGGGTGGCGGTTGCGATATTCGGCGGCCTTACCTGCATCGGCATCAACGATCTGGTGCAGCGGCGCCATTCGGTGCTGCGCAACTATCCGATCACGGCGCATTTCCGCTTCCTGCTCGAAACAATTCGCCCGGAGATGCGGCAATACTTTTTCGAGAGCGAGAAGGACGGCAGGCCGTTCAGCCGCGATACTCGCGCTGTCGTCTATCAGCGCGCCAAGATGGCGCTCGACAAACGCCCTTTCGGCACTCAGAAGGACGTCTATGTCGATGGTTACGAATGGATGCACCATTCGATCACGCCGAAGCCACCAACGGAATCGGATCTGCGCATCGTCATCGGTGGCACGGAATGTGCCAAGCCATACTCGGCCTCCGTCTTCAACATTTCGGCGATGAGCTTCGGCGCGTTGAGCGCGAATGCGATCCGCGCGCTGAACGCCGGCGCGCGTCAGGGCAATTTCGCGCACGACACCGGCGAGGGTGGCGTCAGCTCGTATCACCGCGAGAATGGTGGCGACATCATCTGGGAGATCGGCTCCGGTTATTTCGGCTGCCGTACCCGCGACGGGCAGTTCGATCCCGAGGCATTCGCGCGCGTCGCATCTGACGACCAGATCAAGATGGTTGAGCTCAAGATCAGCCAGGGCGCGAAGCCAGGCCATGGTGGCGTATTGCCGGCGGCGAAAGTATCCGAGGAGATTTCATTGATCCGTGGCGTTGCGATGGGCGAGGATTGTATCTCGCCGGCCTATCATCGCGCTTTCTCGACGCCGGTGGGATTGATGCAGTTTATCGGCGAGATGCGGCGGCTGTCGGGTGGCAAGCCCGCGGGCTTCAAGCTATGCATCGGTCATCGTTGGGAGTTTCTCGCGATCTGCAAGGCGATGCTGCAGACCGGCATCTATCCCGACTTCATCGTGGTCGACGGCAAGGAGGGCGGCACCGGCGCCGCGCCGATCGAGTTCGCCGATCACATCGGCATGCCGATGCGCGACGGCGTCAACTTCGTCCACAATGCGCTGGTTGGCATCGGCGCGCGCCATCGCATCCGTATCGGTGCATCGGGCAAGATCGCGACCGCCTTCGACATGGCGCGGGCGATGGCGCTCGGCGCGGACTGGTGTAATTCCGCGCGCGGCTTCATGTTCTCTTTGGGATGTATCCAGTCGCTGAGCTGTCACACCGATCGCTGTCCGACCGGTGTTGCGACACAAGACCCGGTGCGCGGGCGCGCGCTCGTCGTCGAAGATAAACGGGTTCGCGTTGCGAACTACCACAGCGCGATGGTGCGTGCGCTCTCGGAGCTGATCGCAGCCGCCGGGCTTGAGCATCCGAGCGAGATCCGACCGATCCATTTTTCCCAGCGCATCTCAGGCAACGATGTGGTGTCGTTCGCGCAGCTTTATCCGCAGCTGGAGCCCGGCGAATTGCTGTCGGTCACCGAAGACAAGCGGTTTGGTAGGGCGTGGGGGCTGGCACAGGCCGAGACCTTCGCGCCGAAGGTGTGA
- a CDS encoding carbohydrate porin, whose amino-acid sequence MAAALPSPAVFAADPVFKAAPAFDWSGAYVGAHFGYGFGSSRANVFDGAAYNTHDHFGTAAAGVQAGYNVVLPSRVLLGVEGDLTFPDYLDSGGVITTTATANGILTERLDYAGSLRARLGYAAPRWLLYVTGGLAFAGERFEYTSPAFDEKKLSLRTGWIAGVGAEYAIGPKWSARVEYLYSDYGRTNVQLGSGLQSAGSFDFQTVRFGLNRKLDFVGGNDSNFGDGGPSNWEVSGQSTYLMQAYPSFRAPYSGLNSLAPNGQAKATWSNSLFINARLWDGGELYFNPDLVQGFGLSDTVGLAGFSSGEAQKSSFPYPRFNPSRLFVRQTFGFGGEQETLESGPTQLSGKADVSRLTVQVGKFAVVDVFDGNAYAKDPRKDFMNWAIWAPGAFDYAADKVGLTYGATAELNQKNWALRFGYFLMDSESNSNNFDMHLFRRGEYVAEFEQRYTLFGQPGKLRTIGWLNSAFAGSYRATLDNPALNLDIAATREGRIKYGYVVNLEQALSDTVGLFGRWSWNNGKTEIMAFTDIDASLSGGLSIKGKSWGRPDDTIGIGGAINALSRDHRDFIAAGGMGVLIGDGRLNYRQERLMEAYYAYAITPKLTATADYQFVVNPAYNADRGPVSIFSGRLHGEF is encoded by the coding sequence ATGGCGGCTGCGTTGCCGTCCCCGGCTGTGTTCGCGGCAGACCCAGTGTTCAAGGCCGCGCCTGCATTCGACTGGAGCGGCGCCTATGTGGGCGCACATTTCGGTTATGGCTTCGGCTCTTCGCGCGCGAACGTGTTTGATGGCGCCGCCTACAATACGCATGACCATTTCGGTACCGCCGCCGCTGGCGTGCAGGCTGGCTACAATGTCGTACTGCCGTCACGTGTCTTGCTTGGCGTCGAAGGCGACCTGACCTTTCCAGACTATCTGGATTCCGGCGGGGTTATCACTACGACCGCAACGGCGAACGGTATTCTGACTGAACGACTGGACTACGCCGGATCACTGCGCGCGCGGCTCGGTTACGCAGCACCGCGCTGGCTGCTCTATGTCACCGGCGGCCTCGCATTCGCAGGCGAACGCTTCGAGTACACATCTCCGGCTTTCGACGAGAAGAAGTTGTCGCTGCGAACGGGATGGATTGCGGGCGTCGGCGCCGAATACGCGATCGGGCCGAAATGGAGCGCGAGGGTCGAATACCTCTACAGCGATTATGGTCGCACGAATGTGCAGTTGGGTTCAGGCCTGCAATCGGCAGGCTCGTTCGATTTCCAGACCGTCCGCTTCGGGCTTAACCGGAAGCTCGACTTCGTCGGCGGCAACGACAGCAACTTTGGCGACGGCGGCCCGTCGAACTGGGAAGTCTCCGGCCAGTCTACCTATCTCATGCAGGCCTATCCTTCGTTTCGCGCCCCCTATTCCGGCCTGAACAGCCTTGCACCGAACGGGCAGGCCAAAGCGACATGGAGCAACAGCCTCTTCATCAACGCGCGGCTCTGGGATGGCGGCGAGTTATATTTCAATCCCGATCTTGTGCAGGGATTCGGCCTCAGCGACACGGTCGGCCTGGCCGGATTCTCCAGCGGCGAGGCGCAGAAATCGAGCTTTCCCTATCCGCGTTTCAATCCCTCGCGTCTCTTCGTGCGCCAGACCTTCGGCTTCGGCGGCGAACAGGAGACGCTTGAAAGCGGACCGACCCAACTCAGCGGCAAGGCCGATGTCTCCCGCCTCACGGTGCAGGTCGGCAAGTTTGCCGTGGTCGATGTCTTCGATGGCAACGCCTATGCGAAAGATCCCCGCAAGGATTTCATGAACTGGGCGATCTGGGCACCGGGCGCGTTCGACTATGCGGCCGACAAGGTCGGGCTCACCTATGGCGCGACCGCAGAACTCAACCAGAAAAACTGGGCATTGCGTTTCGGCTATTTCCTGATGGACTCCGAATCCAATTCCAACAATTTCGACATGCATCTTTTCCGGCGCGGTGAGTACGTCGCCGAATTCGAGCAGCGCTACACGCTGTTCGGCCAGCCGGGAAAACTGCGCACGATCGGATGGCTCAACAGCGCGTTCGCCGGCAGCTACCGCGCGACGCTCGACAACCCCGCGCTCAATCTCGACATCGCCGCGACGCGCGAAGGGCGCATCAAATACGGCTACGTCGTCAATCTCGAACAGGCGCTGAGCGACACCGTGGGCCTGTTCGGCCGCTGGAGCTGGAATAACGGCAAGACCGAGATCATGGCTTTCACCGATATCGACGCCAGCCTGTCGGGCGGCCTGTCGATCAAAGGCAAGTCATGGGGCCGCCCCGACGACACCATCGGCATTGGCGGCGCGATCAATGCCCTGTCGCGCGACCATCGCGATTTCATCGCGGCGGGCGGCATGGGCGTGCTGATCGGCGACGGTCGCCTGAACTATCGGCAGGAGCGGCTGATGGAGGCCTATTACGCCTATGCCATCACCCCGAAGCTGACCGCGACCGCCGACTACCAGTTCGTCGTCAATCCGGCCTACAACGCCGACCGCGGCCCGGTATCGATCTTCTCCGGCCGCCTGCACGGCGAGTTCTGA
- a CDS encoding creatininase family protein, protein MSVTPPRDWTAIKWPDVDPAAAGQWIAVLPLAATEQHGPHLPVGTDTLIAQAYLARVQALLPAQIPASFLPTQSIGFSIEHIDYPGTVTLPYHVAIRHWMSLGESVARSGVKKIVMVTSHGGNSAPMAIVAQELRSRLGMLAVTTNWHRFGTPDGLFPDEEIAHGIHGGAIETSIMLAAQPEMVRQDKIANFEPASIAMAREFRWLSPHRPAPFAWAAQDLHPSGVAGDATLASADKGRQLIEHGAGAFCELLADVHAFDIARLANRPTA, encoded by the coding sequence ATGAGTGTCACACCACCCCGCGACTGGACCGCCATCAAATGGCCGGATGTCGATCCTGCAGCCGCAGGGCAATGGATCGCGGTACTGCCGCTGGCGGCGACGGAGCAGCATGGCCCGCATCTGCCGGTCGGCACCGATACGCTGATCGCGCAGGCCTACCTCGCGCGCGTGCAGGCGCTGCTTCCCGCGCAGATTCCGGCGTCATTCCTGCCGACCCAGAGCATCGGCTTCTCGATCGAGCACATCGATTATCCGGGTACAGTAACGCTGCCCTATCACGTCGCCATCCGTCACTGGATGTCGCTCGGCGAAAGCGTCGCGCGCAGCGGCGTAAAGAAGATCGTTATGGTGACGAGCCACGGCGGCAACAGCGCGCCGATGGCGATTGTCGCGCAGGAGCTGCGCTCCCGCCTCGGCATGCTCGCGGTGACGACGAACTGGCACCGTTTCGGCACGCCTGACGGACTTTTCCCGGACGAGGAAATCGCTCACGGCATCCATGGTGGCGCAATCGAGACTTCGATCATGCTGGCGGCGCAGCCGGAGATGGTGCGTCAGGACAAGATCGCCAACTTCGAGCCTGCGAGCATCGCGATGGCGCGCGAATTCCGCTGGCTGTCGCCGCACCGGCCCGCGCCCTTCGCGTGGGCGGCGCAGGACCTGCACCCCAGCGGCGTCGCAGGCGACGCCACGCTGGCAAGTGCGGACAAGGGCCGGCAGTTGATCGAGCATGGCGCCGGGGCGTTCTGCGAACTGCTCGCCGACGTTCATGCCTTCGACATCGCGCGTCTCGCGAACCGCCCCACCGCCTGA
- a CDS encoding ABC transporter substrate-binding protein, giving the protein MQPALSLRALTAAGLLISLLMPAQAQTPQKLDKVTFGTNWLAEGEQGGFFQALADGTYKKYGLDVTIVPGGPNVNNRILLLSKKLDFDIAANNLQSLDAVANKVPVVAVAAMFQKDPQVFIAHPESKVKSLDDLKPLTLFVSKEGMPTYFQWLKTEHGFSEDRVKPYTSNAQPFLANRNSAMQGYVTSEPFAIEQKAKFKPTVILLADYGFNAYSTFIETRTDLVENKPDLVQRFVDASIVGWYHYLYGDNKAGNALIKKMNPDMTDAILDYSVAKMKEYGIVDSGDTLKNGIGAMSDERMADFFSTMVHAGVVKRDIDFRKAYTLRFVNKGVGLDLRPAQ; this is encoded by the coding sequence ATGCAGCCTGCCCTTTCGTTGCGAGCGTTAACGGCGGCCGGCCTGCTGATCTCGCTTCTGATGCCCGCACAGGCGCAAACTCCACAGAAGCTCGACAAGGTCACCTTCGGCACCAACTGGCTGGCGGAAGGCGAGCAGGGCGGCTTCTTCCAGGCGCTTGCCGACGGCACCTACAAGAAATACGGCCTTGACGTGACGATCGTGCCGGGTGGCCCCAACGTCAATAACCGCATCCTGCTGCTGTCGAAGAAACTGGATTTCGACATCGCCGCCAACAACCTGCAATCGCTGGATGCGGTTGCGAACAAAGTGCCGGTGGTGGCGGTCGCGGCGATGTTCCAGAAAGACCCGCAGGTTTTCATCGCGCACCCGGAATCCAAGGTTAAATCGCTCGACGATCTCAAGCCGCTGACGCTGTTCGTCTCGAAAGAGGGGATGCCGACCTATTTTCAGTGGCTGAAAACCGAACACGGCTTCAGCGAGGATCGTGTCAAACCCTACACTTCCAACGCGCAACCGTTTCTGGCGAACCGCAACAGCGCGATGCAGGGTTATGTGACCTCCGAGCCTTTCGCCATCGAGCAGAAAGCCAAGTTCAAGCCGACGGTAATTCTGCTCGCCGATTACGGTTTCAACGCCTATTCGACCTTCATCGAAACAAGAACCGATCTGGTCGAGAACAAACCCGATCTGGTGCAGCGTTTCGTCGATGCCTCGATCGTCGGCTGGTACCATTATCTGTATGGTGACAACAAAGCGGGCAACGCGCTCATCAAGAAAATGAATCCGGACATGACCGACGCGATCCTGGATTACTCGGTCGCGAAAATGAAGGAATACGGCATCGTCGATTCCGGCGACACGCTGAAGAACGGGATCGGCGCGATGAGCGACGAGCGCATGGCGGATTTCTTCTCGACCATGGTGCATGCCGGGGTGGTGAAGCGCGATATCGATTTCCGCAAGGCCTATACGCTGCGCTTCGTCAACAAAGGCGTCGGGCTCGACCTGCGCCCCGCGCAATGA